A part of Rhinoderma darwinii isolate aRhiDar2 chromosome 1, aRhiDar2.hap1, whole genome shotgun sequence genomic DNA contains:
- the LOC142648767 gene encoding olfactory receptor 11A1-like translates to MQRNKTDINIREFTMTGFEIPRTFKTFLFIVFLITYIFTISGNVLIITLVVTCKQLNNPMYFFLSNLSACEILLTTNIIPNMLYLLMADHGFISVAKCLVQFYFFGTAATTECLLLAVMAYDRYLAICSPLHYTSIMDQKCCVCLSLCVWVTGLMATIGTIILMSRLQFCGATVINHYFCDREPILSLSCTDTTEVRVEALVFSFFITLWPFVAIIWSYVRIILTILRMTTTNERYKTFSTCSSHLIVVCMYYGTLIIMYVVPSSGQSFNINKLLSLLYIVVTPLLNPIIYSLRNLELRNALKKCVRTISIDIP, encoded by the coding sequence ATGCAAAGGAACAAGACAGATATTAACATCAGAGAATTCACGATGACTGGATTTGAAATACCTCGCACATTTAAAACCttcctttttattgtttttctgaTAACATACATTTTTACAATTTCCGGAAACGTTCTAATTATAACTTTGGTAGTCACATGTAAGCAACTTAATAATCCCATGTATTTTTTCCTTAGCAATTTGTCTGCATGTGAAATCCTTTTGACCACCAACATTATACCTAACATGTTATATTTACTAATGGCAGATCACGGTTTTATTTCTGTTGCAAAATGCCTtgtacagttttatttttttggaactgCTGCAACTACTGAATGCCTTCTTCTTGCTGTAATGGCATATGACCGTTACTTGGCCATCTGCAGTCCTTTACATTATACCTCAATCATGGACCAAAAATGTTGTGTCTGCCTTTCATTGTGTGTCTGGGTGACTGGTTTAATGGCTACTATTGGAACAATTATACTAATGAGCAGACTGCAATTTTGTGGCGCTACTGTAATAAATCATTACTTCTGTGATCGAGAGCCTATCTTAAGCCTTTCCTGTACAGACACCACTGAAGTTAGGGTGGAAGCCCTTGTCTTCTCATTTTTTATTACCCTATGGCCATTTGTAGCTATCATCTGGTCCTATGTTAGAATTATTCTTACTATTCTCAGAATGACTACAACAAATGAGAGATATAAAACATTCTCCACTTGTAGTTCCCACCTGATAGTAGTATGTATGTATTATGGAACATTGATTATTATGTATGTGGTTCCTTCCAGTGGACAGTCATTTAATATTAACAAACTACTATCTTTGTTGTACATTGTGGTCACCCCATTACTTAATCCCATAATATACAGTTTAAGAAATCTAGAACTGAGGAATGCTTTGAAAAAATGTGTTAGAACAATTTCAATTGATATTCCCTAA